ATAAAACGGCCTGTATTGACGTCGATCGTGACCATAGCCTCGGTCTGGTCGATGATGATGTAAGATCCCTTTTTGATCCAGACCTTGCGATCCAGCATCTTGTCAATTTCCTGCTCGATATTGTAGATGTCGAAAATCGGGATGTCCCCCTTGTAGAGCTCGATTCTGGTTTTCAGGTGAGGGGCAACTCCCTTGACATAGGAGAGGATCTTCTTATAGGCGTCCTTCGAATCGACCACCAGTTTGTTGGTATCACCGGAGAAAATATCGCGGATGATGCTGGAGGTTATTCCGACCTCGCGGTGTAAAAGCTCCGGCGGTTTGGATTTTTCATATTTGCGCGTGATCCGGTTCCAGATCTTGAGAAGCCTTTTCAGGTCCTTTTTGAGGATCTTTTCCGGCTGGTTTTCGGCCTCTGTTCGGACGATTACTCCGAAACCGTCCGGTTTCAGATCGAAGAGAATATTGCGCAGACGTTTGCGCTCGTTCCAGTTCGTGATTTTGCGCGAGACGCGGACATGGTGTTCATTCGGCACCAATACGATAAAGCGGCCGGGAAGCGAAACCGAGGTGGAAATACGTGCCCCCTTCTGGCCCAGCGGTTCCTTGATCACCTGCACCAGGATGTCCTGGTTGTTTTTTATCAGGGTTTCGATCGGGGAACGCTTGGTTTTGCGGATCAGTTCCGGTCCACCGTTTTGGTCCTCATCGTCGATCAGATCGAAATCGAAACGGGAAGATGCACTGGTGTCGAAACCGACGTCAGAGATGTGCAAAAATGCGGTGCGGTCGAGTCCGAGCTCGACAAAAGCGGCCTGCATACCGGGCAAAACCGCCACCACCTTGCCTTTGTAGATTGCCCCGACATTGCGTTCCTCATCGGGACGCTCCACCAGCAGTTCAACCAGTTTACGGTTTTCGATGATCGCGATGCGTGTCTCATGCAAATCAGCATTGACGATGATTTGCTGGTCCATTGACAACTCCTGCCAACGGCCGAGGTGCGTTTATCCGAGCCGGGAACCCGCCTCGAACGGGCAGCCGCGAACGAAATCACGGCAGGGGAGACGTCTTTTACCTTCCATCTGGATTTCCCTGATCTGCACGGAATCAGTTCCGGCTTTGACGATCAGGCCGCAATTAGTGTCGGCCCGGATGACTTCGCCGGGGAGATTGGATGATCCTTCGCCGGTAATCTTACGGGCCCTGAAAATTTTGATACGTTTACCGTTAAAATCGGTATACGCTCCAGGTCTGGAGGAGAGCCCGTGAATCAGGTTGACGATTTCGGCGGCCGGTTTTGTCCAGTCGATCTCGCCCATTTCCGGCTTGATCTTGGGAGCTTTGGATACCAGCGCGGGATCCTGAGCGAGAGGCTGATAATCCCCGGATTCAATCGTGTCCAGGGTTCTGACTATCAACTCCGCGCCTATGACTGACAGCCGTTCTGAGAGTTCATCGGCTGTCTCCTCGGGCATGATGTCGGTCTCCTGCTGAAGCAGAACCTGGCCTGTATCGACTTTCTTTTCGATCAAGAAAGTGGTCAGTCCGGTTTTTTTTTCGCCCTTGATCAATGCCCATTGAATTGGCGCCGCACCCCGAAAGCGGGGCAAAAGCGACGCGTGCAGGTTAATCGCTCCCCGGGGAGGAATAGAAAACAATTCCACCGGCAGAATTCTAAAGGCCACTACTACAAAGATGGCTACTGCCAGGTTGGAAATCTTCTCGAGGAAAGCAGGCTCTTTGAGGTCATCCTGCTGGATGAGATTCAACTCATTCTGCCGGGCGAATTCGGCCACGGCGGGAGAGCAGAGCTTTTTTCCACGTCCGCGGGGACGATCAGGTGAGGTGACAATCGCGGCCACCTCATGCTTGGAAGATAAAAGCTTCTCTAAAGAAGGCACCGCGAATTGCGGATTTCCCATGAAGACTAAACGCATCTTCAGCCGACTTTAAGCTTCTTGAGCCGTCCGGAAATAAGATCGCGTTGAGTGGCGGAAAGGTAATCGATGAACAGTTTGCCGTTGAGATGGTCATTCTCATGCTGGACTGCGCGGGCTAAAAGCCCGGATGCCTTCATACGTTTGAGGTTGCCGTCGAGATCGGTATAGTCGACCGTAATGCTCTCGGCGCGTTCAACCTCAAAAAACAGGCCCGGAAACGACAGGCAACCCTCTTCACCGATCTCTGATCCCTGTCGCTCGATAATCTCAGGATTTATAAATACTAACGGTTCTGCATCAAAATCAACCTGAGTCAGGTCGATTATAAAAACTCGCAGATTTACACCCACCTGCGGGGCGGCCAGCCCCAGTCCTTTGGCCCTGCGCAGAGTTGTATACATATCCTCCACGAGAGCCTTAACTTCGTCATCAATTTTTCCAACCGGTTCGGACATCTTGCGCAGAACCGGATTGCCATAACGAACGATTTCGCGAACAGCCATAAAATTTATAACTAACTTTGAACTTTACTTGCAATGGAACTCTTGACAAACTCCACTTTAACTTCATCGGCTACTTTCAAAACCACTTTATTCTGTTCGTCGTGGATGGCATAAATTGTGCCGATCATTCCCGATGAAGTGATCACCTTTTCACCTTTTTGCAGGCTGTTGATCATTTCCTGATGTTGCTGGGCACGTTTTTTCTGTGGCCTGATGATCAGAAAGTAAAACACACCGAACATCAAAGCCAGCATAATAAAGAAACTGTAATTTGCTAATCCGCCCGGCTGGGCGGCGGTTGCCAGAATCGTACTACCCACTTGACCTCCAAATTTTTAACTCAAAGCATTA
This genomic window from Candidatus Zixiibacteriota bacterium contains:
- a CDS encoding Rne/Rng family ribonuclease; the encoded protein is MDQQIIVNADLHETRIAIIENRKLVELLVERPDEERNVGAIYKGKVVAVLPGMQAAFVELGLDRTAFLHISDVGFDTSASSRFDFDLIDDEDQNGGPELIRKTKRSPIETLIKNNQDILVQVIKEPLGQKGARISTSVSLPGRFIVLVPNEHHVRVSRKITNWNERKRLRNILFDLKPDGFGVIVRTEAENQPEKILKKDLKRLLKIWNRITRKYEKSKPPELLHREVGITSSIIRDIFSGDTNKLVVDSKDAYKKILSYVKGVAPHLKTRIELYKGDIPIFDIYNIEQEIDKMLDRKVWIKKGSYIIIDQTEAMVTIDVNTGRFIGTKNQENTILQVNLEAAREIARQIRLRDIGGLIVIDFIDMYSRDNRRKLFEEFKRNLAGDRSKMAISPVSDFGLIEMTRQRSRPSLLQTFSVPCPSCMGLGRIYSPETIVMRIERWFARARAGSHYRKFKLRVNPSVAEIFNKENNRKLKDICRKYRFKIDLEVDESRFQENYSVFSLDENLDITEFYKTKAEINNHEHDAELVQ
- a CDS encoding methionyl-tRNA formyltransferase; translation: MRLVFMGNPQFAVPSLEKLLSSKHEVAAIVTSPDRPRGRGKKLCSPAVAEFARQNELNLIQQDDLKEPAFLEKISNLAVAIFVVVAFRILPVELFSIPPRGAINLHASLLPRFRGAAPIQWALIKGEKKTGLTTFLIEKKVDTGQVLLQQETDIMPEETADELSERLSVIGAELIVRTLDTIESGDYQPLAQDPALVSKAPKIKPEMGEIDWTKPAAEIVNLIHGLSSRPGAYTDFNGKRIKIFRARKITGEGSSNLPGEVIRADTNCGLIVKAGTDSVQIREIQMEGKRRLPCRDFVRGCPFEAGSRLG
- the def gene encoding peptide deformylase, with product MAVREIVRYGNPVLRKMSEPVGKIDDEVKALVEDMYTTLRRAKGLGLAAPQVGVNLRVFIIDLTQVDFDAEPLVFINPEIIERQGSEIGEEGCLSFPGLFFEVERAESITVDYTDLDGNLKRMKASGLLARAVQHENDHLNGKLFIDYLSATQRDLISGRLKKLKVG
- the yajC gene encoding preprotein translocase subunit YajC, which translates into the protein MLALMFGVFYFLIIRPQKKRAQQHQEMINSLQKGEKVITSSGMIGTIYAIHDEQNKVVLKVADEVKVEFVKSSIASKVQS